A genomic stretch from Xenopus laevis strain J_2021 chromosome 6S, Xenopus_laevis_v10.1, whole genome shotgun sequence includes:
- the has2.S gene encoding hyaluronan synthase 2 (The RefSeq protein has 1 substitution compared to this genomic sequence): MHCERFICILRIIGTTLFGVSLLLGISAAYIVGYQFIQTDNYYFSFGLYGAILALHLIIQSLFAFLEHRKMKRSLETPIKLNKSVALCIAAYQEDEDYLRKCLLSVKRLTYPGMKVIMVIDGNSDDDLYMMNIFREIMGNDSCATYVWKNNFHMKGPNETDETHRESMQHVTQMVLSNRNVCIMQKWNGKREVMYTAFKALGRSVDYVQVCDSDTVLDPASSVEMVKVLEEDIMVGGVGGDVQILNKYDSWISFLSSVRYWMAFNIERACQSYFGCVQCISGPLGMYRNSLLHEFIEDWYNQEFLGSQCSFGDDRHLTNRVLSLGYATKYTARSKCLTETPTEYLRWLNQQTRWSKSYFREWLYNSLWFHKHHLWMTYEAVITGFFPFFLIATVIQLFYRGRIWNILLFLLTVQLVGLIKSSFASALRGNIVMVFMSFYSVLYMSSLLPAKMFAIATINKAGWGTSGRKTIVVNFIGLIPITVWFTILLGGVCYTIWRETKKPFSESEKIVLAVGAILYACYWVMLLTMYVSLVMKCGRRRKEPQHDLVLA, translated from the exons atgCACTGTGAACGGTTTATATGCATCCTGAGAATAATTGGGACAACTCTCTTCGGAGTCTCCTTGTTACTTGGAATCTCAGCTGCTTATATCGTTGGTTACCAATTTATCCAAACAGACAACTATTATTTCTCATTTGGACTCTATGGGGCGATTTTAGCCCTCCACCTTATTATCCAAAGCCTTTTTGCCTTTCTGGAACACCGAAAAATGAAACGATCTCTAGAAACCCCCATTAAACTGAATAAATCAGTTGCCCTATGTATTGCTGCATATCAAGAGGACGAAGACTACTTACGGAAATGTTTACTTTCGGTCAAGCGCTTGACGTACCCAGGAATGAAAGTCATCATGGTGATCGATGGAAACTCGGACGATGATCTCTACATGATGAATATCTTTCGTGAGATTATGGGGAATGACAGCTGCGCCACTTACGTATGGAAAAATAACTTCCACATGAAAGGCCCCAACGAGACGGACGAAACGCACAGAGAGAGCATGCAGCACGTAACGCAGATGGTTCTCTCCAATAGAAACGTGTGCATCATGCAGAAATGGAATGGGAAGAGAGAAGTCATGTACACCGCGTTCAAGGCACTGGGGAGAAGTGTGGATTATGTGCAG GTATGTGATTCTGACACAGTGCTTGATCCGGCGTCATCAGTGGAGATGGTCAAAGTACTGGAGGAAGACATCATGGTTGGAGGAGTGGGTGGAGATGTGCAG ATTTTAAACAAGTACGACTCATGGATTTCCTTCCTGAGTAGCGTCAGATACTGGATGGCGTTTAACATTGAGAGAGCATGCCAGTCTTACTTTGGCTGTGTGCAATGCATTAGCGGCCCGTTGGGGATGTACCGCAATTCCCTTCTCCACGAATTCATTGAAGACTGGTACAACCAAGAATTTTTGGGTTCCCAGTGCAGTTTTGGGGATGACCGTCACCTAACCAATCGAGTTTTGAGTCTGGGCTATGCAACCAAATACACGGCCAGATCCAAATGCCTTACTGAAACACCCACCGAGTACCTACGGTGGCTCAACCAGCAAACGCGATGGAGCAAGTCCTACTTCCGAGAATGGCTGTACAATTCATTGTGGTTCCATAAACATCACTTATGGATGACCTACGAAGCTGTGATTACTGGATTCTTTCCTTTCTTCCTCATCGCCACTGTCATCCAGCTCTTCTACCGTGGAAGGATCTGGAACATCCTCCTGTTCTTGCTGACAGTACAACTTGTAGGCCTTATCAAATCTTCCTTTGCTAGTGCCCTCCGAGGGAACATAGTCATGGTCTTCATGTCCTTCTACTCAGTGTTATACATGTCCAGTTTACTACCTGCCAAAATGTTTGCCATTGCCACCATCAACAAGGCAGGTTGGGGCACATCAGGAAGGAAGACAATAGTTGTGAATTTTATAGGACTGATTCCTATAACCGTTTGGTTTACAATTCTCCTTGGGGGCGTCTGCTACACTATTTGGAGGGAAACAAAAAAGCcattttcagaatctgaaaagATAGTTCTCGCCGTTGGTGCAATACTTTACGCATGCTACTGGGTCATGCTTTTGACTATGTATGTTTCTCTCGTCATGAAGTGTGGCAGGCGGAGAAAGGAACCACAACATGACTTGGTGATTGCTTGA